The following is a genomic window from Bombus pyrosoma isolate SC7728 linkage group LG5, ASM1482585v1, whole genome shotgun sequence.
tcggCATAATCCTCACGGAGGAAACTCCATTCAAAGTCCTGGTGGACGCTTCCGGATTCGTAAACCATTTTTTCACGATCTTTTCATCGTATACAAAAGTCGTAACGATCTTAGTCCTCGTCgatctttccttcttctcctccttaCCACCCAAATCGTTtcgtctctcttttcttctattctttttcttttcctcgttctTCGCCTCCGAATTCTCTTTCTTCAAGGCATCCTTGCTTTCTTCGGAGCTCCCCCTTCCTTCGTCCATTCCTTTTCCCTCCTCCTTCGAAACTTCCGACTTCCGGTTCCTCATCCTCAACTCCACGTCGAACTTTATTCTACCGCCATCACCGTGATACTTTACTTTATCCTTGATCGATTTTGGACCCAAAAGAACCTGCCCACCATCCCCCGTGTACTCTACGTCTCCCATGTTCTGGTCGATCCTCAATCGACAACCGTCGCCAATTACTTTCACGCTACCTCGGTTCTTCGACATCGAAATGTCGCATCCGTCGCCGGTGATCTCGAGGATCTGTTTGTTGGAACATAGATTCACCGAAAGACCATCGCCAGCGATCTTCCTCACCTCTCCTTCCTTCATTCCCATGTTTTTCAAACGATGGTCGTCTATTTTTACGGTCTTTCTCGCAATCCGGTATCGAGTGTAATCGTAGAGGTGTTTCTGTAAAACGAAACGTCCGAGGAGCGTCTTATGCAACGCTCGCGGAGATCGATTTTCCGGAGTTGTTGTTCCTCCTTCGTCCAGTTGAGTCTTTAATCGCCAGTGGTTTCGTCGTTTTTACCTGGCTTCTTCGTTCTTGGCAAATTCATTCGATAATCGGCTAGACGAATCAGGCTCTGTTTTTCTTCTCCATGTTCGCCAGGAGGATCGTCGTCAGGTTTAACAGCCTGGTGTTGCGGTTCGACGAGGTGAGTGCTTTCGCTGAGGTTTTtttgattttacaattaattggATCAGAAATTTTCCGACGATATTCTGGTCTTATTAATACTTATACGTGGtatatttgatacatttgAGTGTTGGGCGATAATATTTAGGTATTACcgtatataatactataatcgtataatatcTAGATATCGCAATTTCTGTGGCGATATTTAACCAACTCGAGAACTTTTGGAGAAATATTCTGAGGATCGTGTTATTTCCGAAAGATAGATTTCGATGGAATAGCGATTGCAACGATAGACTTTGGTTCGCGGATAAAgcgatttttcattatcttcgGTATTTTCTTCGTTAGCTATCTTCAAGttctggaaaatataaaatatttagattagCTTCGCGTAAATATTCAGGCCAAGATTGCCGCGATAGAATCTTTCCAAGCAAACGATAATTTCAAGATTAGACCAAAGCATTTCAAACATTCGAGATATAGGTTTTTTTCGTAACTAACCGGGGAAGCGTTCGATCGGTTTTAAGCAATAGGTTTGTTAAATCGATACGAGACTCACCTTGATCTTCTTTATCGAGATTCTTCACTTTCTCCTTGGATCGCACATATTTATCATGTATATTTGATACTGGCCCTATCTCGCTATTTTTTTGTAGTAGAATCACTTCGTCAAACTCGCCAAACCTGTTATTTTCTCTTCGCCGAGATACAGCAGTTGGCTTTCATACTCCGTTGCACTTCTACGTCACCGTTCCAAATACTGCTTTAGGAAATCGATATACACTGTTCTTCCGTCAACTTTCTTTAGTCCAAAAGGATGcacgttgaaagaaatttattcgactTTTTAATCAACCAActaattaacaaaaatgtcacttttcttcctcttcctcctctatcgattttctttgttattaacGCGTTAAGAAATTTGTTCGGCCCTTGATCGAGCGCCCAACTACAGACCGGTTAGTTAGTTGAACAAAAAGACAGAAAACTTGCGTTTCTCTAtcgattttatcaaaaatggACACGTCGAAGTATTCGTTCGACCAACGAACCAACTACAGATCGACGAATTAACTATAGAATATTAACCACTGAAAGGACGCAACGAGAGGCGGAATAAATTACGAAGACGGTGTGAGGAGCGTGGTGCCGTGGATCCAACGTGGGATCGAGTGGTTGTTGGTTTGTTGAGTAGTCGAACGAGACAGCCAGCAGTAACAGCGTAGCTGCGCCGTAATAATGGTTGGAGCGGCACGAACCGGGGTTCCTTGTCGGCCAATCCGGCCTCGCCGCTTTCGGGACTTCACCGAGACCTTCTAGCCGCCACTGGCACGAGAACCGCTTTTACACGGTTCTCGCCGATTATCACGGTCAAGCGTAGCTCTCTATCGTTAACGATATCGACCTTACTTATTTCTCAGAGTCGAGCAATTTCTTCGAGACACTCGCCGGGGTTTGCCCCTTTTTTCGCTATAATATCATTATCGATAGCTTTGTTCGAAATTGGAATATGTATTGAGATTACAAGGTACTCGAATAGATGGATTTTATTTGGAGGTAATCGTCGATGGGATTTAGATAAGCTAGACTGGGTAATAATTGTTTGGGAGAATGGGAAACGACGTAAATTTAAATGAGAGGATTTCGTTCGTCGTTTCGCAGTGGTCGCTGGTAGGTTAAAGTTTCCTGTTGGACGGTTTGTGTAATTGGAGGAAACTCGAATCCGGCTGAGTTGCTCGAGGATTCTAATGGTGGGTGGAGTGGCCTAATCGTTCGTAGGTCATTGCGGTGTAGAATGTTTTAACGTTTCCTTTGATACTCGTACTGGTATATTAAGATTTTTTGGACTGTTCGAATATCGAGCAAATCGTCGGAGCATTTTCGTTTTAACGatgtaaattttagaaatatgaaatattaaatatacgtatgaattttcaaatgttgGATTTTCTAACTTAAGCGTTAGAAGCGAATTAGAATTTCTAGAATAGAA
Proteins encoded in this region:
- the LOC122567558 gene encoding protein PXR1-like, with the protein product MGMKEGEVRKIAGDGLSVNLCSNKQILEITGDGCDISMSKNRGSVKVIGDGCRLRIDQNMGDVEYTGDGGQVLLGPKSIKDKVKYHGDGGRIKFDVELRMRNRKSEVSKEEGKGMDEGRGSSEESKDALKKENSEAKNEEKKKNRRKERRNDLGGKEEKKERSTRTKIVTTFVYDEKIVKKWFTNPEASTRTLNGVSSVRIMPNKTKTKIEVK